From Ipomoea triloba cultivar NCNSP0323 chromosome 5, ASM357664v1, the proteins below share one genomic window:
- the LOC116019455 gene encoding wall-associated receptor kinase-like 20: protein MTKHNLDKTNLCVSLLLLVHLFQYSSSQKSCPDCGSMGVPYPLSTNPTCGNTQYSIRCDPHSQELYFDALNGSSYLILKIYAPFQRMVVQPSPWVSSGSCVTQDMPKSEGLWLNQSLPFSVTTSNTVFLFNCSPRLMVSPLNCTPSSLCHRYLEKSGRVDAARSQQCASGLRPCCTFVAGGLPSAYKIRLHSSGCRAFRSILHLNVNDPTGKWEEGLEIQWIPPSEPTCRSQADCSGASTCLPAAENGVFRCFCNTGNFWNHSSGVCMVKENSPHAHSNSNSNLALKVLIGVGSFFVVTVVMAAISVKRCGRFSNKVKLAKARKQMLKSSSNGEKGGCRMLSLKEVKKATNGFSKDRMLGSGGFGEVYKGELQDGSIVAIKSAKVGNLRSMQQVLNEVGILSQVNHRNLVRLLGCCVEAEQPLLIYEYICNGTLHDHIHGKFPNFMDWKTRLKVAFQTAEALAYLHSAVYTPIYHRDVKSTNILLDSEFNAKVSDFGLSRLAGPGLSHVSTCAQGTMGYLDPEYYRNYQLTDKSDVYSFGVVLLELLTSQRAIDFTRGEDDVNLAVYVLQRANTGSIMEVVDKRLLAGDEEEPPSKVITTVKAFADLALTCLREKKGDRPGMKDVTQQLQCIAQVVDQEEVSCF from the coding sequence ATGACTAAACACAACTTGGATAAGACAAACTTGTGTGTCTCACTGCTACTACTTGTACACTTGTTTCAGTACTCATCTTCACAGAAGTCCTGTCCAGACTGTGGCTCTATGGGAGTTCCATATCCCTTGAGCACAAATCCCACTTGTGGTAACACTCAGTATTCTATTCGTTGCGACCCTCACTCTCAGGAGCTGTATTTTGATGCCCTTAATGGGAGCTCATATCTTATCCTAAAAATTTATGCTCCATTTCAGCGCATGGTGGTGCAGCCATCACCCTGGGTGTCGTCTGGTTCATGTGTAACTCAAGACATGCCAAAGAGTGAGGGGCTGTGGCTGAACCAGTCACTTCCGTTTAGTGTCACTACTTCCAACACTGTTTTTCTGTTCAATTGTTCGCCAAGGCTCATGGTGTCACCTCTCAATTGCACTCCTtctagcctttgtcacagataCCTCGAGAAATCTGGGAGAGTGGATGCAGCGCGTTCTCAGCAGTGTGCAAGTGGTCTACGCCCCTGCTGCACCTTTGTTGCTGGTGGTTTGCCATCTGCATATAAGATAAGGCTTCACAGCTCGGGCTGCAGAGCGTTTAGAAGCATCCTGCATTTGAATGTTAATGATCCGACTGGGAAATGGGAGGAAGGATTGGAAATTCAATGGATTCCTCCATCTGAGCCAACCTGCAGATCCCAGGCTGACTGCTCTGGGGCTTCTACATGTTTGCCTGCTGCTGAAAATGGTGTGTTTCGCTGTTTCTGCAACACGGGGAATTTCTGGAATCATAGCTCAGGAGTTTGCATGGTGAAGGAAAACTCTCCTCATGCCCACTCTAACTCTAACTCTAACCTTGCCTTGAAGGTTTTGATTGGAGTGGGCAGTTTTTTTGTTGTAACAGTGGTGATGGCTGCAATTTCAGTGAAAAGATGTGGTAGATTCTCTAACAAGGTGAAGCTCGCCAAGGCAAGAAAGCAGATGCTGAAATCAAGCAGTAATGGTGAAAAAGGTGGGTGCAGAATGTTGAGTCTGAAAGAGGTGAAGAAAGCTACAAATGGATTCTCGAAAGATAGGATGCTGGGAAGTGGTGGTTTCGGAGAAGTTTACAAAGGCGAACTTCAAGATGGAAGCATTGTGGCAATCAAATCTGCAAAAGTTGGTAACTTGAGGAGCATGCAACAAGTACTGAATGAAGTAGGGATACTTTCTCAAGTCAATCACAGGAATCTGGTAAGGCTTTTGGGTTGCTGTGTTGAAGCTGAGCAGCCATTGCTGATCTATGAGTATATTTGCAATGGGACACTCCATGACCATATACATGGTAAGTTCCCAAACTTTATGGACTGGAAAACAAGGCTAAAAGTTGCTTTTCAGACTGCAGAAGCACTGGCCTATCTGCATTCAGCTGTTTATACTCCAATCTATCATAGAGATGTCAAGTCCACAAACATTCTTCTGGACAGTGAATTCAATGCAAAAGTTTCGGATTTTGGGCTGTCAAGATTGGCTGGCCCAGGGCTGAGTCATGTGTCTACATGTGCTCAGGGAACAATGGGGTACTTAGATCCCGAGTACTACAGAAACTATCAGCTTACTGATAAGAGCGATGTCTACAGCTTCGGGGTTGTATTGCTTGAGCTTCTGACTTCCCAGAGAGCAATAGACTTCACCCGAGGTGAAGACGATGTGAACCTGGCTGTGTATGTCCTTCAGCGAGCCAACACCGGCTCAATCATGGAAGTGGTGGACAAACGTTTGCTTGCAGGCGACGAGGAGGAGCCTCCATCCAAGGTGATCACAACAGTGAAGGCTTTTGCAGACCTTGCACTAACTTGCTTGAGGGAAAAGAAGGGAGACAGACCAGGCATGAAGGATGTTACTCAACAACTTCAGTGCATAGCACAAGTAGTGGATCAGGAAGAGGTTAGCTGCTTCTAA